In Spirosoma aureum, a single genomic region encodes these proteins:
- a CDS encoding acyltransferase family protein, whose protein sequence is MLAVNVHPSNSVGRYVPALTGLRAVAAYLVFLHHYNPVATDRGTHQLIAQGYMGVTVFFVLSGFLIYHRYAESYFSRTHWSWHLYYQNRFARIVPLYTLLLLLTSSISIAQGKPAHWFDFVLNLTLAKGFFEPYKFSGIAQSWSLTVEECFYLTAPWLFVLLRRWGPLLLTATLVSLGLFLWLTIGALNWHGLFGSFPFVLFYTFFGRSFEFVTGMWLAQRWHQDKFPRIREVTYKGLLLLCSCLGWQTYIICEIKNSEIQLGSEVVVYNFILPVGIGLLLLGLVQEPSGLQRFLAHPAMQALGRSSYAFYLIHIGVIARLVQRTVSGSNSCVLFALLVLIAHSLYTWIEKPLQRKLRSG, encoded by the coding sequence ATGTTAGCCGTGAATGTGCATCCATCAAACAGTGTTGGCCGCTATGTACCCGCTTTGACGGGATTGCGGGCCGTAGCAGCCTATCTGGTTTTTCTGCATCATTATAATCCTGTCGCAACCGACAGGGGGACACACCAGCTGATAGCGCAGGGTTACATGGGTGTCACTGTATTTTTCGTGCTTAGTGGTTTCCTGATTTATCACCGATACGCCGAGTCGTATTTCAGCAGGACACACTGGTCATGGCACCTGTATTACCAGAATCGATTCGCCCGAATTGTTCCGCTCTATACCTTACTTCTACTGTTGACAAGCAGCATTTCGATTGCGCAAGGTAAGCCAGCACATTGGTTCGACTTTGTCCTCAACCTAACCTTGGCTAAAGGCTTTTTCGAGCCATATAAATTTAGTGGAATTGCCCAAAGCTGGAGTCTGACGGTTGAGGAATGTTTCTATCTGACAGCGCCCTGGCTGTTCGTTCTTCTTCGGCGCTGGGGACCGCTCTTACTTACAGCCACTCTGGTAAGTCTGGGCCTGTTTTTATGGCTGACCATCGGGGCATTGAACTGGCACGGCCTGTTTGGCAGTTTCCCGTTCGTGCTCTTTTACACGTTTTTCGGCCGGTCGTTTGAGTTCGTAACGGGTATGTGGCTTGCTCAGCGATGGCATCAGGACAAATTCCCACGTATTCGCGAGGTCACATACAAGGGATTGTTGCTGCTCTGTAGCTGCCTGGGTTGGCAGACATATATTATTTGTGAGATAAAGAATTCAGAGATTCAACTAGGGAGTGAGGTCGTCGTTTATAACTTTATTTTACCTGTGGGTATTGGTCTTTTGTTACTTGGACTGGTTCAGGAGCCATCCGGTCTACAACGATTTTTAGCCCATCCGGCCATGCAGGCATTGGGTCGAAGTTCTTACGCATTTTATCTGATTCACATCGGCGTTATTGCCAGACTCGTGCAACGCACGGTAAGCGGTTCAAATTCCTGCGTATTGTTCGCTTTGCTGGTTCTTATTGCTCACAGCTTATATACCTGGATTGAAAAACCCTTGCAGCGAAAACTACGGTCAGGATAA
- a CDS encoding thiamine diphosphokinase: MSSHHIVREKQEPALLIANGEACQPELLGQLLEWSPTVVVLDSAIWRVLDLGIKVDVLLGDFDHNLDLDSIRAQQYPLDIVHTPDQEKTDLDKGIEYLIERGFPAVNIVWATGRRADHSLTNMTNIVRYKDQIRIVMIDDHSKIFPLVGRFEKWYEAGTPLSLIPVGTVTGFTSEGLKYNLQDATLTLGYRTSSSNEAAEDGFVRIEAQTGDLLIMECWD; the protein is encoded by the coding sequence ATGTCATCTCATCACATTGTCCGCGAAAAGCAGGAGCCTGCCTTATTGATTGCCAACGGCGAAGCCTGCCAGCCTGAACTCCTGGGGCAACTTCTGGAATGGAGCCCGACCGTAGTTGTGCTCGATAGTGCCATCTGGCGTGTACTCGATCTGGGTATAAAAGTAGACGTACTTCTCGGCGATTTCGACCATAACCTAGACCTGGATTCAATCCGTGCTCAGCAGTATCCGCTCGACATTGTTCATACGCCCGATCAGGAAAAAACGGATCTCGATAAAGGGATCGAATACCTGATCGAACGCGGTTTTCCCGCGGTTAATATTGTCTGGGCTACCGGTCGCCGGGCCGACCACAGCCTGACGAATATGACCAATATCGTTCGCTATAAAGACCAGATTCGGATTGTGATGATCGATGATCACTCTAAAATATTTCCGCTCGTTGGTCGATTCGAAAAATGGTATGAAGCCGGAACACCGCTATCCCTGATTCCGGTTGGAACCGTAACCGGTTTTACGTCTGAAGGATTGAAATATAACCTTCAGGATGCTACTCTAACGCTCGGCTACCGGACCAGTAGCAGCAACGAAGCGGCCGAAGACGGATTCGTGCGTATCGAAGCCCAAACCGGCGATTTGCTGATTATGGAGTGCTGGGATTAA
- a CDS encoding glycosyltransferase 87 family protein, translated as MQRFLRFLTLPRLLGLYIFLFCLVAVQNYLLGFGNYNNYLMFAKPFHNLLLDKSIYGLHPNLYFDNYKYSPTFAWLMGPFYYLPDWLGIILWNLLNTLVLLVGVWFYLSDEKDPAKQRRTALLIILLEALITAQNLQSNNLIVGAMLLGLYHLRNERVWQAAFFFVLCGFIKFYGMAAAGFFLFYPKKPQFILAMIAWTILLGSVPLTMIPLDHLLAEYREWFDVIVVSKLGLQVSVMGIAQAWFGMEKTDGNYRIIETIGAILFLLPFLRFGLWQDRLFQRRMVAYFLLFMIVFNKMAESPTYVLAVTGVALWWITLDAPTQLDQMLLAMVVIFTSLSPTDIFPAVVQRELFQPYNAKAVPCLLVWARVQYQIWTQPQTTNAQLLHAS; from the coding sequence TTGCAACGCTTCCTCCGATTTTTGACCTTACCCCGTTTACTTGGGCTTTATATTTTTCTTTTCTGCCTGGTGGCAGTTCAGAACTATCTCCTGGGATTCGGCAATTACAACAACTACCTGATGTTTGCCAAGCCGTTCCATAACCTGCTTCTGGACAAAAGTATTTACGGCCTGCATCCCAATCTGTATTTCGACAATTATAAATACAGCCCGACCTTTGCCTGGCTGATGGGCCCATTCTATTACCTTCCCGATTGGCTGGGCATCATCCTGTGGAACCTGTTGAATACACTGGTGCTTCTTGTCGGCGTCTGGTTCTATCTATCCGACGAAAAGGACCCGGCCAAACAAAGGCGCACGGCCCTGTTGATTATTCTTCTCGAAGCATTGATTACCGCTCAGAACCTGCAAAGCAACAACCTCATTGTGGGCGCTATGCTGCTTGGTCTGTATCATCTTCGCAACGAGCGTGTCTGGCAGGCAGCCTTCTTTTTTGTGCTGTGCGGATTTATTAAATTTTATGGAATGGCGGCTGCGGGCTTCTTTCTCTTTTATCCCAAAAAGCCACAATTCATTCTGGCCATGATTGCCTGGACAATCCTGCTTGGCAGCGTTCCCCTCACCATGATCCCGCTCGACCATTTACTGGCCGAATACCGCGAATGGTTTGATGTCATCGTTGTCAGCAAGTTAGGTTTGCAGGTGTCAGTGATGGGCATTGCACAAGCCTGGTTCGGTATGGAAAAAACCGACGGCAATTACCGCATCATCGAAACCATTGGTGCCATCCTATTTCTGTTACCCTTTCTGCGGTTCGGACTTTGGCAGGATCGGCTGTTTCAACGGCGGATGGTCGCGTACTTTCTGCTGTTTATGATCGTCTTCAATAAAATGGCCGAGTCGCCTACCTACGTGCTGGCCGTAACGGGTGTGGCGTTATGGTGGATAACGCTTGATGCACCCACACAACTGGATCAAATGCTGCTGGCGATGGTCGTTATCTTTACATCGCTCTCCCCCACCGACATTTTCCCGGCGGTGGTTCAGCGGGAGTTGTTCCAGCCCTATAACGCTAAAGCGGTGCCGTGTTTACTGGTGTGGGCGCGGGTGCAGTATCAAATCTGGACGCAGCCCCAAACAACCAACGCTCAACTACTGCACGCTTCGTAA
- the kdsB gene encoding 3-deoxy-manno-octulosonate cytidylyltransferase — MIIGIIPARYGSTRFPGKPLADIGGKSMIQRVLEQAWQAQSLDKVVVATDDERIAEAVLRLGGEAIMTRTDHPSGTDRCWEAYSRLIAEKEVKASASDYIINIQGDEPFIDPEQINELAAILDGTVELATQMSSVDSAELLHNPKEAKIIINARNEALYFSRAAIPYLWGLDPAIWHQHHDYHRHVGLYAYRADVLEKITELPPSPLEQAESLEQLRWLEAGYRIKLVETQFQTPSVDDPADIEKALRSVQ; from the coding sequence ATGATAATCGGTATCATTCCAGCCCGCTACGGCTCAACACGGTTTCCGGGGAAACCCCTGGCCGATATTGGCGGTAAGTCTATGATTCAGCGTGTTCTGGAGCAGGCATGGCAAGCCCAGTCATTGGACAAAGTTGTTGTAGCGACTGATGATGAGCGTATTGCTGAAGCCGTTCTGCGGCTCGGGGGCGAAGCCATCATGACGCGAACCGACCATCCCAGTGGAACCGATCGTTGCTGGGAAGCCTACAGCCGACTCATTGCCGAAAAAGAAGTAAAGGCAAGCGCATCGGATTATATCATCAATATTCAGGGTGATGAACCCTTTATCGATCCCGAACAGATCAACGAACTGGCTGCTATTCTTGACGGTACTGTCGAGCTGGCTACACAGATGTCATCCGTAGATTCGGCTGAGCTTTTGCATAATCCGAAGGAGGCCAAGATCATTATCAACGCACGAAATGAAGCGCTGTATTTTAGCCGAGCGGCCATTCCTTATTTATGGGGTCTGGACCCAGCGATCTGGCATCAGCATCATGATTACCATCGTCATGTTGGCTTGTATGCCTATCGGGCTGATGTTCTGGAGAAAATCACAGAACTCCCCCCTTCTCCGCTCGAACAGGCCGAATCGCTGGAACAATTACGCTGGCTCGAAGCCGGATATCGCATCAAGCTGGTTGAAACGCAGTTTCAGACCCCGAGTGTTGATGACCCGGCCGATATAGAAAAGGCTTTACGAAGCGTGCAGTAG
- a CDS encoding phosphatase, with the protein MTELEQTFTALGGQFVTSADALTEKLKAIRAIVFDWDGVFNDGIKTEAGSSSFSEVDSMGTNLLRFGFWLHHGGQLPAVAIVTGVTNNLADALVGREHFHACYSQAKNKVEVLAHFLDQHNLQPKDVAFFFDDALDLSVAEVAGVRIMVRRKANPLFTKYVIQHGYADYVTGCQSGQFAVREGCELMLGLLGQFDTVMAERLRYRPVYDQYYQQRQAIEPDYWTVGVDGPERKNV; encoded by the coding sequence ATGACTGAACTAGAACAGACTTTCACCGCACTTGGCGGTCAATTTGTAACGTCCGCCGATGCGTTGACGGAAAAGCTCAAAGCCATTCGGGCAATCGTTTTCGACTGGGACGGCGTTTTTAACGACGGCATTAAAACCGAAGCGGGTAGCAGCTCGTTCAGCGAAGTCGATTCGATGGGGACGAACCTGCTGCGATTTGGTTTCTGGCTGCATCATGGCGGCCAACTGCCAGCCGTGGCTATCGTGACGGGCGTGACCAACAACCTGGCCGATGCGCTTGTCGGTCGGGAGCACTTCCATGCCTGTTATTCGCAGGCAAAAAATAAGGTTGAGGTTCTGGCGCATTTTCTGGATCAGCATAATCTTCAGCCAAAAGACGTTGCGTTTTTCTTCGATGATGCGCTCGATCTATCCGTTGCCGAGGTAGCTGGCGTTCGGATCATGGTTCGCCGGAAGGCTAACCCATTGTTTACCAAATACGTTATTCAACACGGGTATGCCGACTATGTAACGGGTTGCCAAAGCGGGCAGTTTGCTGTGCGCGAGGGCTGCGAGTTGATGCTGGGTTTGCTCGGCCAATTCGACACAGTTATGGCTGAACGACTTCGCTACCGACCCGTTTACGATCAATACTATCAGCAACGGCAGGCCATCGAACCCGACTACTGGACGGTCGGCGTGGATGGGCCGGAGCGGAAAAACGTTTAA
- the kdsA gene encoding 3-deoxy-8-phosphooctulonate synthase, producing the protein MSQKIVRVGDIECGSDELFLISGPCVIEDEKIMMTVAEQLREIQERVGIKIIYKSSFQKDNRSSLSYYNGPGIEKGMKILAKVKEQFGFPLLTDVHYPDQCAPVAEVVDVLQIPAYLCMQTMLVVAAAKTGRVVNVKHGQFLAPENMKHPVKKIEDSGNDQIILTERGYTFGYNDLVVDPRSFYHMARTNYPVVFDVTHAIRKYGIPSADAKGGAREYLPVLARAGVAAGVDGLFVETHTCPSEALCDAASQLDIRYLEEFLKPLLELHAVEVKYRNTLPELA; encoded by the coding sequence ATGTCTCAAAAAATCGTTCGCGTTGGCGACATCGAATGCGGGTCGGATGAGTTATTTCTCATTTCAGGGCCCTGCGTTATCGAAGACGAAAAAATCATGATGACGGTGGCTGAACAACTCCGGGAAATTCAGGAGCGGGTCGGCATCAAAATCATTTATAAATCATCATTCCAGAAAGATAATCGGTCAAGCCTGAGCTACTACAATGGCCCCGGTATCGAAAAAGGTATGAAGATTCTGGCGAAGGTGAAGGAGCAGTTCGGCTTTCCATTGCTGACCGATGTGCATTATCCGGATCAATGTGCGCCCGTTGCAGAAGTGGTCGATGTGCTGCAAATTCCGGCTTATCTCTGTATGCAAACGATGCTGGTCGTGGCTGCTGCTAAAACGGGGCGTGTTGTCAACGTGAAACACGGCCAGTTTCTGGCTCCGGAAAACATGAAACACCCGGTCAAAAAGATTGAAGATTCGGGTAACGATCAAATTATCCTGACTGAGCGCGGCTACACGTTCGGGTATAACGACCTTGTGGTCGATCCGCGTAGCTTCTACCACATGGCCCGTACCAATTATCCGGTTGTGTTCGACGTAACGCATGCCATCCGGAAGTACGGTATTCCTTCGGCTGATGCGAAGGGTGGAGCCCGCGAATACCTACCCGTACTGGCCCGCGCAGGTGTAGCCGCTGGCGTCGATGGATTGTTCGTCGAAACGCATACCTGCCCATCGGAAGCTCTTTGCGATGCCGCCAGTCAACTGGATATTCGTTATCTGGAAGAATTTTTGAAGCCGTTGCTCGAATTGCACGCGGTTGAAGTAAAATACCGCAATACGTTGCCAGAATTGGCCTAA
- the lspA gene encoding signal peptidase II — protein MMKRSLRILLIVFTVLVNIGCDQVSKKVVRAKISYGESIRLLDNHFTVTKVENTGAFLSLGESLPPFLKQLLLLILPLIAISLGFAYLLVKFKTPRLFVIGACFVIGGGIGNMIDRMAYGSVTDFLHISFGIFQTGIFNMADVSVMLGAGFILLSSFLKTQKDENQLI, from the coding sequence ATGATGAAACGCTCGCTGAGAATCCTCCTGATTGTGTTCACTGTATTGGTGAATATCGGGTGCGACCAGGTGTCAAAAAAGGTAGTTAGAGCGAAGATTAGCTATGGGGAAAGTATTCGACTGCTGGATAACCATTTTACAGTAACCAAGGTTGAAAATACGGGTGCTTTCCTGAGTTTGGGCGAATCGTTGCCGCCATTTCTTAAACAACTGTTGCTGCTGATCTTGCCTCTGATCGCAATAAGCCTGGGTTTTGCTTATCTGTTGGTTAAATTCAAAACACCCCGGTTGTTTGTAATCGGAGCGTGTTTTGTGATTGGCGGTGGTATCGGCAATATGATCGACCGGATGGCTTACGGCTCGGTGACAGATTTTCTGCACATCAGCTTTGGTATTTTTCAAACCGGGATCTTCAACATGGCTGATGTATCGGTCATGCTGGGAGCCGGATTTATTTTGCTCTCGTCTTTCCTGAAAACCCAGAAGGATGAGAACCAGCTAATTTAA
- a CDS encoding iron-containing alcohol dehydrogenase family protein: MVAAPTQTIHKNFKGVEKTVYGRGSFDQLDAILAPRRVDNEGYFVFLVDNYFKGKPLEGRVPAHDEDLTYYISVEEHEPTTDQIDQLRDEILAKKGLPSGVVGIGGGSIMDIAKALSLMLTNEGSSTLYQGLNLIKMPGVYHVGVPTISGTGAEVSMTAVLTGPVKKLGLKCEWTVFNQIVLDPELIASVPRNWWFYTGMDTYIHCVESENGRMNNAYSHAYAEQSMKLCREVYLGENSGQTPENDDKLMVASMMGGLSLTYSEVGVCHALSYGLSKILGTRHCYANCLIMNHLEDYYPQGVAEFKQMVAYHQIDLPQGLSKDWSDDTITQMAHVSYNLPHMWLHAIGDNWQEVITIDLLKDLFRRL, from the coding sequence ATGGTAGCAGCACCAACACAAACCATACATAAGAACTTCAAGGGGGTCGAGAAAACCGTTTACGGGCGGGGTAGCTTCGATCAGCTTGATGCTATTCTGGCTCCGCGCCGGGTCGATAACGAGGGTTATTTTGTCTTTCTGGTCGATAACTACTTCAAAGGCAAACCGCTCGAAGGGCGCGTTCCGGCTCATGACGAAGACCTGACCTATTACATCAGTGTCGAAGAACACGAACCGACCACCGATCAGATCGACCAGCTCCGCGACGAAATTCTGGCCAAAAAAGGATTGCCGTCAGGAGTGGTTGGCATTGGCGGTGGGAGCATTATGGACATTGCCAAAGCGCTGTCGCTGATGCTCACCAACGAAGGTTCGTCAACGCTCTATCAGGGCCTGAATCTGATCAAAATGCCGGGCGTTTATCACGTTGGAGTACCAACCATTTCAGGAACGGGTGCCGAGGTTTCGATGACCGCCGTATTGACTGGACCAGTTAAAAAGCTGGGCCTGAAATGCGAATGGACGGTATTCAATCAGATTGTTCTTGATCCTGAACTGATTGCCAGCGTGCCCCGTAACTGGTGGTTCTATACCGGTATGGATACCTACATTCACTGCGTCGAGTCGGAGAATGGGCGGATGAATAATGCCTATTCCCATGCCTATGCCGAGCAGTCTATGAAACTTTGCCGGGAGGTCTATCTGGGCGAAAACTCAGGCCAGACACCCGAAAATGACGATAAGTTGATGGTTGCTTCGATGATGGGCGGCTTAAGCCTGACCTATTCTGAAGTAGGAGTATGTCACGCACTCAGTTACGGCCTGTCGAAAATTCTGGGAACTCGCCATTGTTATGCCAATTGCCTGATCATGAACCATCTGGAGGACTACTACCCGCAGGGTGTAGCCGAATTTAAGCAAATGGTGGCGTATCATCAGATTGATTTGCCGCAGGGCTTATCGAAAGACTGGAGCGACGATACGATTACGCAAATGGCGCATGTATCGTACAACCTTCCGCATATGTGGCTGCACGCCATCGGTGACAACTGGCAGGAAGTTATTACGATCGATCTGCTGAAAGACCTGTTCCGGCGGTTGTAA
- a CDS encoding DegT/DnrJ/EryC1/StrS family aminotransferase has translation MPGMEFFGAAERKEINDVLETGILFRYNHEAQRNNIYKAREFEAEVAKLVGANYAHAVSSGSTAVLCALAAAGIGAGDEVIVPPFTYIATVEAVLMAGALPVFADIDDTLCLSADGIRKAISPKTKAVCLVHMCGQMADMDAIMAVIQENNLVLVEDAGQAMGASYKGISTGLWGKTGAYSFDFFKIATAGEGGIMVTNDETAYKHADSYSDHGHDHIGTNRGMEQHPIMGFNYRISELHAAVGVVQTRRVPEIIQRNNIHKTQLLSALGQVPGLSFARIPDTNGDSATFLNLLLPDTETAGRVIAELNAAGVGGFNYWFTNMYHFINQWTHLKNMHTAAALPIEKFGAPQDYNNLDIPNAQAVVGRLISFGIRATWTTDEVDALAANIEAAVRKATLVEA, from the coding sequence ATGCCAGGAATGGAATTTTTTGGAGCGGCCGAGCGCAAGGAAATCAATGATGTGCTTGAGACCGGTATCCTGTTTCGCTACAATCACGAAGCACAACGCAACAATATTTATAAAGCCCGTGAGTTTGAGGCTGAGGTTGCTAAACTCGTAGGGGCCAACTACGCTCATGCGGTTTCGAGCGGATCAACCGCCGTTCTGTGTGCATTGGCTGCCGCCGGGATTGGTGCTGGCGATGAGGTAATTGTGCCGCCGTTCACCTACATCGCTACGGTCGAAGCAGTTCTGATGGCGGGCGCATTGCCTGTTTTCGCTGACATCGACGACACACTTTGTTTAAGTGCCGATGGTATTCGTAAGGCGATTAGTCCGAAAACAAAAGCGGTTTGTCTTGTCCATATGTGTGGCCAGATGGCTGATATGGATGCCATCATGGCGGTTATTCAGGAAAACAACCTGGTGTTGGTTGAAGACGCAGGACAGGCCATGGGTGCGAGCTATAAAGGTATTTCGACGGGTTTGTGGGGTAAAACCGGTGCCTATTCGTTCGATTTTTTTAAGATTGCAACGGCTGGCGAAGGCGGGATTATGGTCACGAACGATGAAACGGCGTATAAACACGCGGACTCCTATTCGGATCATGGTCACGATCACATTGGTACGAATCGGGGTATGGAACAGCATCCCATTATGGGGTTCAATTATCGGATCAGCGAACTCCATGCTGCAGTTGGGGTAGTACAGACGCGCCGGGTTCCGGAAATTATTCAACGAAATAACATTCACAAAACCCAGCTCCTGTCGGCATTGGGTCAGGTTCCGGGCCTATCGTTCGCTCGTATTCCCGATACCAACGGCGATTCGGCAACGTTCCTGAATCTGCTGCTGCCCGATACGGAAACCGCTGGTCGGGTGATTGCCGAACTGAATGCCGCTGGCGTGGGAGGCTTCAACTACTGGTTCACGAATATGTATCATTTCATTAACCAGTGGACCCATTTGAAGAATATGCATACAGCTGCCGCTTTGCCCATCGAAAAATTCGGCGCTCCGCAAGATTATAACAACCTCGACATACCGAATGCACAGGCAGTAGTTGGCCGGTTGATCTCGTTCGGCATTCGGGCAACGTGGACCACTGACGAAGTCGATGCGCTGGCCGCAAACATCGAAGCCGCCGTTCGGAAAGCCACTCTGGTAGAAGCGTAA
- a CDS encoding nucleoside deaminase, whose protein sequence is MQNQEIPANQPLASDDDFLREAIRLAREGMASGQGGPFGSVIVRNGEIVGRGCNQVTSTNDPTAHAEVVAIRDACQNLGTFQLEGCTLYASCEPCPMCLGAIYWARPSRIVYGAFHYDAARAGFDDHFIYGELEKPREERRIPMQQALRDEANVVFDEWIAMDVRTLY, encoded by the coding sequence ATGCAAAATCAGGAAATACCGGCGAATCAGCCATTGGCCAGCGACGATGACTTTTTGCGGGAGGCCATTCGACTGGCACGGGAAGGAATGGCATCCGGACAGGGCGGCCCATTTGGCTCAGTCATTGTTCGTAACGGCGAAATTGTTGGGCGAGGCTGCAACCAGGTAACATCAACCAACGACCCAACGGCCCATGCCGAAGTGGTCGCCATTCGCGATGCCTGCCAGAATCTGGGAACTTTTCAATTAGAAGGCTGTACGCTCTATGCCTCCTGCGAGCCCTGCCCAATGTGCCTGGGCGCTATTTACTGGGCACGCCCGAGTCGAATTGTGTATGGTGCTTTTCACTATGATGCCGCACGGGCGGGCTTCGACGACCATTTTATTTACGGTGAATTAGAGAAACCCCGTGAAGAACGCCGGATACCCATGCAACAAGCCCTGCGCGACGAAGCAAATGTCGTTTTCGATGAATGGATCGCTATGGATGTGCGAACGTTGTATTAA
- a CDS encoding aminoglycoside 6-adenylyltransferase yields the protein MQTILQPFQTFIDKAIECIQNDPETIGLAIGGSWITKTVDAYSDIDLVLVTNQPIAPDLSQMRSYTSRFGSMLSSFRGDHVGELRLLIALYESPLLHVDIKFLTLPEFYQRVEDPIIVWERDGLLTSVIQQSEAQYPPFDFQWAEDRFWIWVHYTALKIGRGEYFEAMDFLSFVRNVVLGPMLHLKKGGLPRGVRRIETMADPADLESLRSTIARPDRDSLIDSLQACIRLYSESRDLLAPDTVHRHDAAQMAVQNYLTTL from the coding sequence ATGCAAACGATTTTACAACCTTTCCAGACGTTTATTGACAAAGCCATTGAGTGTATCCAAAATGACCCCGAAACCATCGGGTTAGCCATTGGTGGTTCCTGGATTACGAAAACTGTAGACGCCTATTCCGACATTGATCTGGTGTTGGTTACCAACCAGCCAATTGCTCCTGATCTGAGCCAGATGCGATCTTATACGTCCCGATTTGGTTCAATGTTGTCGTCGTTTCGGGGTGATCATGTTGGTGAACTCCGCTTGCTGATTGCCTTGTATGAATCACCGTTGCTGCACGTTGACATTAAATTTCTGACGCTTCCTGAATTTTATCAGCGCGTTGAAGACCCAATAATTGTTTGGGAGCGTGACGGCTTGCTAACTTCAGTTATTCAGCAGTCGGAAGCTCAATATCCTCCCTTCGATTTCCAATGGGCAGAAGATCGTTTCTGGATTTGGGTTCATTATACGGCATTGAAAATTGGCAGGGGGGAGTATTTTGAAGCAATGGATTTTCTTTCCTTTGTGCGTAATGTCGTACTTGGACCGATGCTACACTTGAAAAAAGGTGGCCTGCCCAGGGGAGTAAGGCGGATTGAAACAATGGCCGATCCGGCTGATCTGGAAAGCTTGCGTAGCACAATCGCCAGACCTGACCGGGACTCATTGATTGACAGTTTACAGGCATGCATTCGTTTATATAGTGAGTCGCGCGATTTGCTTGCTCCAGATACAGTACACAGACACGACGCGGCACAGATGGCCGTTCAGAATTATTTGACGACACTTTAA
- a CDS encoding DUF6992 family protein, whose translation MNLLRDWLFAATAVFFCAAVQAQRASPSSELRAFSEQRIRHQKTLGFALGGYALANIAAGSIAAGQTSGETKYFHQMNVYWNLFNLGIAGIGLLNSRKANADNETLAQAIRRHETMKQVLLLNAGLDVAYVVGGAYLRERSHSHPDKSDQLQGYGKSIMLQGGFLLAFDLVNYFVFKSRGDKQEIKLISAGPMGVGLVIPIR comes from the coding sequence ATGAATCTGCTCAGGGATTGGTTGTTTGCAGCTACCGCTGTATTTTTTTGCGCAGCGGTTCAGGCTCAACGTGCTTCACCATCGTCAGAATTACGCGCCTTCAGCGAACAGCGTATTCGGCATCAGAAAACGCTTGGCTTTGCGCTGGGTGGCTACGCACTGGCTAACATCGCGGCCGGAAGTATTGCTGCCGGACAAACCTCGGGTGAGACGAAGTATTTTCACCAGATGAATGTGTACTGGAACCTGTTCAATTTGGGCATTGCCGGCATTGGTTTGTTGAACTCACGGAAAGCCAATGCCGATAACGAAACATTGGCGCAGGCCATAAGACGGCACGAAACGATGAAGCAGGTCTTACTCCTGAACGCTGGTTTGGATGTTGCCTATGTGGTGGGCGGAGCTTACTTGCGCGAACGCAGCCATTCTCATCCCGATAAAAGCGATCAGTTGCAGGGTTATGGTAAGTCGATCATGCTTCAGGGTGGATTTCTGCTGGCGTTCGATCTGGTCAATTATTTTGTGTTTAAAAGTCGTGGTGATAAACAGGAAATTAAGCTCATTTCGGCCGGGCCAATGGGCGTGGGGCTGGTCATCCCGATCAGGTAG